In the Cryptococcus neoformans var. neoformans JEC21 chromosome 1, complete sequence genome, one interval contains:
- a CDS encoding glycerone kinase, putative has translation MTDRHIFPDHKTLVFRSLRGLVASHPYLSLIPSQKVVYRADHDPSKVSLICGGGSGHEPGTVGFVGAGLLTASVAGDVFASPSARQVMEAIKRVHSDKGTILIITNYTGDNLHFGLAKLMAQSAGLKNVELVVVGDDVSVPKSRGKYVGRRCLAGITLVCKILGAASEVDVEFQNLVTLGRSLSANTASVAMALDHCHVPGRSGEADWHLPEGKIEIGLGFHNETGVFSIPQPPPDVLINKLLDLLLKQDDPERSFVKFKDGDELVLLVNNMGGMSVLEMGSVVDEVLIQLESRGIVPTRILNGPFMGSMNMPGISLSLLNLTNVAEECPFVDTSKLAEFLDAPHNSVAWPATSQVYPLPEKLANRKREDKFVDVEEEKKEEVTGGPQLFGNEELIRKAMKQAAEDVLASEPKLTKWDTIVGDGDCGETCALGAQATLKALEQGLGSDGELVHFFRVLTEVIDGSMGGTLGAIFSIFLAGLTTALIDAASSPNGAPELTPAFFGQVTSSALETLKARTAARVGHRTVMDALIPFGETLAESGDLKKAVEACRKGGDSTVDLQAKLGRATYVGQLEGDMPPDPGAMAFVTVVEGILKAYSS, from the exons ATGACAGACCGACACATCTTCCCAGACCACAAGACTCTGGTTTTCAGATCCCTCCGAGGTCTTGTTGCCTCTCATCCTTATCTCTCCCTGATCCCCTCCCAGAAAGTCGTCTATCGCGCAGACCACGACCCTTCCAAGGTTTCTCTTATTTGCGGTGGTGGTTCCGGCCACGAGCCTGGTACTGTCGGATTCGTTGGAGCTGGTTTGCTCACAGCGAGTGTCGCCGGCGATGTGTTTGCCAGTCCTAGTGCAAGACAGGTTATGGAGGCTATCAAGCGCGTCCACAGCGACAAGGGTACCATTCTGATTATTACAAACT ACACTGGCGACAACCTTCATTTCGGGCTAGCGAAGCTCATGGCTCAATCAGCTGGTTTGAAAAACGTCGAGCTCGTGGTCGTCGGCGATGACGTCTCAGTGCCGAAATCTCGCGGAAAGTATGTTGGCCGAAGGTGTCTTGCGGGTATAACTCTTG TCTGCAAGATTCTCGGCGCCGCCTCGGAAGTCGATGTGGAATTCCAAAACCTCGTGACGCTCGGTCGCTCCCTTTCGGCCAACACTGCCTCCGTCGCCATGGCCTTGGACCACTGTCACGTCCCAGGCAGGTCGGGGGAAGCCGACTGGCACTTGCCCGAAGGTAAAATCGAGATTGGTCTCGGTTTCCACAACGAAACT GGTGTTTTCAGCATTCCTCAGCCGCCGCCTGATGTTCTCATCAACAAGCTTTTGGATCTCTTGCTCAAGCAAGACGACCCCGAGAGGTCTTTTGTCAAGTTcaaggatggtgatgagCTCGTTTTGCTCGTGAACAATATGGGCGGTATGAGTGTCCTCGAGATGGGCTCTGTCGTCGATGAAGTCCTTATTCAGCTCG AATCCCGAGGTATCGTCCCCACACGAATCCTCAACGGCCCCTTCATGGGCTCCATGAACATGCCCGGtatctctctctccctcctcaacctcaccAACGTTGCCGAAGAATGTCCCTTTGTAGACACTTCAAAGCTGGCTGAATTCCTTGATGCTCCACACAACTCTGTCGCTTGGCCTGCAACGAGCCAGGTTTACCCCTTGCCCGAAAAGCTGGCAaacaggaagagagaggataagtttgtggatgtggaagaggagaagaaggaggaggttaCTGGTGGGCCTCAGTTGTTCG GTAACGAGGAGCTTATTCGCAAGGCTATGAAGCAAGCAGCTGAGGATGTGCTTGCTAGCGAACCCAAACTTACCAAGTGGGATACC ATTGTCGGTGACGGTGACTGTGGAGAAACATGTGCCCTTGGTGCCCAAGCGACCCTTAAAGCTCTCGAACAAGGCCTTGGCTCTGACGGCGAACTTGTCCACTTTTTCCGAGTCTTGACTGAAGTCATCGACGGTTCAATGGGCGGTACCCTCGgcgccatcttctccatcttcctcgccgGTCTCACTACCGCCCTCATCGATgccgcctcctcccctAACGGTGCCCCCGAACTCACCCCTGCCTTCTTCGGCCAAGTCACTTCCTCTGCCCTCGAAACTCTCAAAGCTCGTACTGCCGCGCGAGTCGGTCACCGAACTGTCATGGACGCGCTTATTCCCTTTGGGGAGACACTTGCCGAGAGTGGagatttgaagaaggctgtGGAGGCGTGTAGGAAAGGTGGGGATAGCACGGTGGACTTGCAGGCCAAGTTGGGTAGAGCGACGTATGTAGGCCAGTTGGAGGGCGACATGCCACCCGACCCTGGAGCGATGGCGTTTGTGACTGTGGTGGAAGGTATTCTCAAGGCTTATAGTTCTTAG